The DNA segment CGCAACTTTGTCCGCCTAGGAGTAGGCAATGGGACATTCGAGACAGTCTGCGTGGCAACCATGCTGGGCATTGCGAATCTCATTGCCGGCTATGTCGTCGTCATGTGCCGCGCCTTTGTCCCCTACCGGGGCTCCCACACCCGATGGGAGGCCTGGGCGGCGTGGCCCAACTGGTGGCTTGGTGTCTCGCTCATTCTTGCTGGCCTGCGAGGCAGCTGctttttccttttgttgttttccaAGAGGCAGAGGCTGCCGTGGGAGAGATTTGATGACAACACGGACAGCGTTTTGAGGAACGAGGGAGGCTTCTTGAAGTCggtgtcgaggttgatgattTTCGATAGGAGGCTGCGGGTCAAGGAAAAGTATctgaggaggctgcagagAAAAATTGTGTTGCAGAgcttggtgggaggggcgATCTTTGCGACGATTTGGGTGGCTGTTTTTATATTCTTGCCGGTTTGGAAGGAGACGGTTTGATGATACCCATTGCTGTTATTGTTGTTCTTGTAATGTTGGTTTATTTGTGGGGGATTTTGAgagttggtgatgactgATGATGCTTTGGTAGAGAGATGTATCTGCTCgctgaggaagggggttgtaCACATACAGATTATACAGTGAGGCTTTTTGGATAAGCGCCAGCTGGGTCGATCGACATAAAACAAACATAATTCTCTTTCGTCTCTAACATCTTATTCATCTCTGATATTGTATACTTCTGGTCCATTCTGATTTCCCATGCTACCTTCCTTGACCATGGGTGTTTGCATCGTGAGTGACCTGATTGGAGCAAATAAGGTAGCAGAACTCAGGGCCAATAgaaggtgagaggtgagCAGACGACCATGCAAGCAAACGACCTTGCCCAGTGTCTTCAGTCATCACCTGATTTTCGTTCCTTGCAGACTATAACAGAGAGAGATCCCGATATTGCCAACCAAAACACAGACCCGATCAATCCCGCCGGTTCATCAGGCATCATCACACCTACCTTACAGGATCGTGTTTCTCACAGGAGAgaaacaccaccgcctcctcaccaaccaagATCGACGTAGTCGCCCTTCGCCAATCACATTTaccacaccaaccaccagtTTACAGTCCGCGTCAATGTCAACAGCGCCACCCCACCGCATCACCCAGCACACAATTTTGTTCCGGcacatcgtcgtcatcactGTATTTTCCGTCTTCTTTCTCGTCTTCGACTCGTTCTGTCTATTTCTTGTCTACTTTACTCACTCCGACTTCTTGGTTACTCCCCTTATTATCTCTGCTTTCGCCGCAACAGCGTACGATTTGGTCCCGTTGTATTGGTCGGGTATATACTTGAACCTCCTTATGCAATACCATCTGGTAGCGTTTAGTGTCAGTTTTTGGGATGGAAGGACCGGGTATCTGGACTGGAAAATGGGAGTGGGCTACTTCGTGGGAAACTTGATCTGCGATGcgctggcgttgatggctCATGCTAGGGTGATGCTGTGTGCGTTTTCGTGGCACCTAACTGTGGGGAACGACCTTGAACCTCTGAGACGTGATGGCAGAGTGGCTCTTTGGTTGTTTGTACCTATTGTTCCTGCTATTGTGTTATGGGGATAGAACAGTAGTAGTTatgggatggatggtttGGGACCGGATGCCGGAGAAGGAGCAAGAAGCAAGGGTGGCTACAGAAATTGTCGTGCGCCCCTATATCGATTGGCCGCAACTACATCAGGCATTTACATAGGCCTCGCAGAGACTCGCCCACCGTAAACCAACGCTTggcttctcatcaccacttcAACTACCACTTTAACCACCACTTCCAAACCACCAGACTTGAATATCACGGCTAAGGACTAAATCCTCAGATATACGCCCAGTCACACTGGGCATAACAGGAAGAGCTGGCTGACGTTGAATGCGACAGTTTTCCCAGACAAAATGTAGGGTTGCCTGTGCACGAAGACCCCTCGGTCAATTGTTGACTTACTTGCCCAACACGGCTACGGCCAATTGATCTAGGAGCAGATGCCAATTTCTGTAGCCACCCTCGCAAGAAGCAACTACTGCTGATGGGACGGCTGAAAGCTGGGAGGGTGACCGAGTagagacaagaagagaagaatTGGGTGACGGTTTGGTGTGGGGGGGCCTGAAGCGTTGTGCATGGTTCTTGTCTGATCATCAAGCCCTATCAACGACTAAGTTGATGATTTGGCCTTGAAATCATCCACCAACTACTTGATCAGGGCAACGCGGacatcttggtggtggtggactgtGATAGTCTTGCAAAAAGTCTAACCCCTCTTTAATTGCCCTGGATTTATTTTATCTACGATCTTCGATAGGCATCTACAAGGCTCACCAAGTCTGTCTATACCTCTCCAAGTCTACCCCCCCACTCACGccctcccatccaacctctcccccatctcacACCACTCCCCAATCAACTCATTAAACCACTTCGTCCTCTCCATACTCGGCGCAtgccccatcccctccaccaccaaccccttccccggcTTCAGCCActccatcaacacctccccatGCGGCGAGCTAATCATCCCATCCTCCGTCCCATGCATGACCaaaatcctctccctccccaccttaTCAGCCATCTCCTGCAGTTGCTTCTCACTCTTGTAATGCCACCCAGCAGCAATCAACTGCAACAAAAATCCCTTCAACCCAAACCGCTCCTTATCCATCCTCTTGTGCATCTCCTGCGCAACAAACCTCTGTGCATTACTCTCAAACCTCCCATACTCCTTCAAATCCGTCCCCGCAGGCGGCAACACTTTCGGATCTTTCCCAGCAACAGGCACCTCCGCATCATCCGGCAACGGCAGCCACCCATGCGCAAAAATCTGCCTCGCCACCCCAGCCACACTCTCATCCGGACTCTTGGgcatcaacatccccaacctcgacttGATATTCTCCAACCAAGTCAACTCATAATTCTTAATCTCCGTCGCCGTGCAACACAGCCCCAAACTCGAGATGGTCCCGGGGTATAAACACGCAAACTCCTGCGCAATCATCCCCCCGAGCGAAATTCCCACAACATGCAAacacctcttctcctctcccgTCTTCAGAAACCCGACCTCTTCCGACGTGACGAGGTCATAAAcatccctcgccatctccctgCTAGAATACCTCATCAGAGgcttcccactcccccccaccccccggTTGTCAAACACCAGCACCGAGTACCTCTCCCGATTCAAATGCCCAAAGTGATACGTCTGCCTCTGCCAGCCAGTCAAAAGCCCGCCGAGGCCCATGATGAACTACTCACCTTCCCTGTCAAACATCAAAGCGAAACCAAAAACAAGcgaaaagaaggggggacgTACAACTAGCTTGATGGGCCCATCCCCGTGAACCTCCCAGTTGATCCCAAACggccctcccctcccctccgccacgGGACACAACCCCTTGCGGTCCGGCTCCAGGTTCCAGATGGCTGTCGGAAAGGCCGGGTGGGCGAGCGTTTCGGCCACGGTGGGGATTCCGAGTTGGGGGTCGAGGGTCCTGTTTGGTAAGGTTAGTGAGATGCCCATGAGTGAGGAGAATGAGAGGTTTATGGGCTTGCATTGTGATCGAGAGGGTAGTCAGATCAAATATATCCTATGCTATAAATCCGCTAGCTTAGGCACGGTGTTGACAGGATGGTAGATTTCTGTCAAGTTTTTATCCGGTCGGCAGTCTGGTCGTCTCAACTTTTGTTGTTATCGCCGCCGGAGCGAGCGTTCCTGAGCCTGAGCCTCGGCGCGAGCGCCACGGCGGCCCCCCTGACCCAAATGACGTAATCAGCATGTGAATCCATCAACATATCCCTGAACTGTCCGCGGTAGAGGGTTAGGGTGTTGACAGCAAACATTGATATGGTGGTCTATCATTTATACACATCATAGAGAATTCTTAGAAGCCGATCCAGATCAATGCTATCACTGATAGCGGTAGTTCACATGGCTCAAAAACAACCGGACAGTCTACTTTTGTATCCAGCATGAAAAATGCTCCCTGAACGCCTTTTGCTTTCAcgctaccaccaccaaatacGCATCCCAACAACTCGAAGCTATTACATGGCCCTGACTCAAAGCATTACAAAGCCCACACCGCTGGACGTgttctcctccagcaaatTCCTCTTGTTGACACCACCGTGGACAGGGTTGGCCTTGTAGTTGAACAGATAGTAGTGAAGCTGCCCATCACCGGGGTGGAACTTTTGCTGCTCCAAGAACAGCGAGTTATCCATCAGCGACAGCGCATTGAACACGTCAaacttggccttcttggcaagAATGAGCATATCAGCCATGAGGGCATTAAGACGAGCCTTGAGGGCCGGGCGGTCGTCAGGGCTCTTGAGAGCAACATCCGAGGCGTAGTAGAAGAGGTAGGCGGCGCGAATGGCAGAGTGCTTCTTGGACCGGATGACCGACGACTCGAGGCAgtagaaggagaagaagtcggTGATTTTGCCGTCGTCGCCCTGGAGACATGTTAGCGCAGAACAGACATAAACGGGGCGAGATGCTAACCTCAACAACATATGACCAAATCACACGCTCACCAGGCGCCTCTTTGTTATGCAACAGCCAATGCGACACCTCTTCCTTGGACCACACTGGAGTCAGATCAAAGCGCTTCAGGTACGCCTCGACGAGAACCTGCACCGCGTTGAGATCCCTGGCTTCCATCTCACGGAGCCCACGAGTCGACGTGTTCTCGGGGACCCTGAACCTAATATCTTGCAACTTGGGGGTGCTGTTGGTTGGGCATGGGCTGAAGCCAACCTCATACAGCTTCATCCAGTTCAAGGCGCGGTGGTAGTATCGGCAGGTACTAACTGGCCGAGGGAGGACAATACCGCCCGTGTAAATGGCCTGCCAgatgccatcaaggttgATGCGCCGTGTAATCTCCTTGATGAGCACTGGCGCAAGGCGCTTCCCTCTGAGCTTCTTGTGAATGCAGAGGAAGTTGACCTCGGAGCTTTGAAGAATCTTGTCCCGTACCCGCATCTGGGTTGGGATGGCAGAAATGAAAGCGCAAAGGGTATCGCCAGTGCGAATCCCAACGTGCCATTCCTTGCGCCATCCCGGAGACAGCAAAGACCACCTCAGCAGAGAGCCAGAGTACTTGAACCTAAACAtggcctcgtcatcctccacgTAGTGACCATACAGAAGCTTCTCTACCTCTTCCAACTGCCTCTCGTCCGTGAGATCCATCGTGACCCAGCGGAACTGTGGAAGCGCAAGTTCAATGGGTTCGGTTGGAATGTCCTCCACTTTTTGGACTCTGACGGGACcctcctcgatgagcttgGGCTCCTCATCGAACTGAGGTACTGGTTGTGTGCTCCAGAACTTGTACGAAGCCATATCCTTGCGGTTCTTGCCACTCGTTGCCAACCCGGTCATGATATCCTGTaacttgagcttcttgaaggCTTCGATGGCTTTGGCCGTGTTGTCCGACGAGCCCGGGGCATCCTGTGCGCCGAGAAGTTCATTCCGCAAGGcagggttgagggtgaggaatTCAGCGATCTGGTCGTTTGAGAGGCCCGCGATGGCCTTCTTGGGGTCGGCCTCGACATCGGCGGCGGTCAGCTCTTTGGGAGGGCCTCCGCCGAGGGCTTGAGCAAGAGCTTgtttggccttcttcttcttgctcttcttcttcttctttgcgggAGCTTCTGTGTTTGCGCCTGCTTGTTGTGTTTCCTCCGCTTCGGACCCGGACTCCCCTTCCGACTCGGCTGTGGTGCCCTTGGCAGAGCTTAGGTTGACGAGAGcttcagcagccttctcctgctccttggtCGGGTCGACCTCTTTCGATTCGGTCGACATGTTTGGGCAATATCTGGGACGTGGAAACCAATGTGCGAAGATTCGAGATGCATGAAAGGTTCAAGTCTCTCCTTTTTGGAACTTCGGCAGCAGAGTTGTGGTGTCGTGTCGGCAACGGAGCTTGGTGTTTCAAGCAGGTGTGCGGGGCAGCTTCCAGGTTACTTCGACGCGGGCCCCCCTCCAAGCTTTGGGAGTTTGTGATGGTGGGTCTCAACGCCCAGCTCTTTATCGATAAGTCTTATGCAGTTTGCTCGCTTCACTGTTGTCAACCATATTGCGTCGAACGACACTCATCATCAGTAGGTATCCCGAGATATACAGGCCTCATTTCGCTTTCTTAAAGCATACCAAATGTCAAGATACAAAATCATCCAGCCTTGTTGAAGTCACACAAAAAGTATGGATCGAGTGCTCACCTCAGATTGCGGGGCGATGGGCTTCTGATTGGTTATGCAGCAAATGTTCAATCCAAACGACAGCGCTCCGCCACTGTTGCCTGTCGCCGCCCAAGTGTACAGTGCTCAGTTCCCGACCCCTGCCGTCCTCTCGGTGTTTGTGGTTCAAGGGGCGTTCAGCCGCTTCTCTTTATTCGCAATCTATTCAGCTTTCTTTTTCATGCTCGTCCAACATCATCTCAATCAAGCACCTACATCTCAGGCCAGACGGTAGCAATCGCAAGCATGggcaaaccaacccctccggcCTATACACCCGGCGCCGGTAGCAGTGCCGACGCCGACCCTGACGCCTTGTCACTCCACACTCCCACCGGTGGTGTTAGCGACCCAGCCTTTCCTCTTGATCTCGACGCTCCCGACCTGGGAACTGATGACCTCCCACCTCTCTACTCTGATATCGACAATGACGCTGGCAGCGGTGCCCCTCTTTTACCACCTGGAACTCAATTCGGCCAGTCCGCCGACCTGGCACCCAAACAGGTTGACCAGAACACTGGAGTCGAGGTCTTTGTCACCTCGGTGTTCGAAGCCGACCCTAAGCTTCTAGAGAAACAGGTCAACATCTCtgctgcaaagccacccagGCCATTCGTGAGAATCCATGGTACTCACCGgcagatggtggaggagaacgGCAAAAAGACTGAGAAAGCCGTGACCGACTTTGAAGTCTCTGTCGAACTCACGCCCTATCTCTTCTCTGATGTCGCCACTCAGCTCTCATGGCGTGAGACACGCACCGTTGAGAATAACGAAAAGACCTGTCGAGGCACTGTCTTCAGAAAAAGAGCTCCTGGATACAAACAAGACATCGAGATTGGCACAGGCCCCAAACCTACCCTGGCTGAGTGGTGCCACCGTTACTGCGCCAGCCATGCCACCGTCAAATGCTTTGTCCTCCGCCGTCGTGTCGTTGGCTTTGACGAGGAGAAACTTCGAAGTCAGCTCGACGCTCTCGTCCGCAGCACCAACTACCGCGGCAGCGTCTGCATCACCTTCCCGGTCAAGGACGAATATGTATTCATCTACAACGACTGCTGGATCAACAGGTGGCGCCACACGAGCTGGATCCGCTGGATCTTCTATCTCACCTTCCTGTGGATCTTCTCCTGGCCATTCTTATACTTCTTCACCAAGACCTTTGAGGTTGTGACGGCCGATTGGGACTTTTCCAGGCCGCAGGAAAATGGCAGACTGGCCTATGTCAGCATGTCGGAGGATCATATCTACAACACCTGGGCGAGGGCCATCAGCCGTGCTGttttggggaagaggcagaCGTGTCTGGACCACAATGATCTTGTTGCGTCTCACACTGATGGGCCAGATGTTGTGGCTGACGTTATGGACGCGGTCAATGCTCCGAGCTTTGTGAGACGAGGTGTCACGGCCATTGCGCATGTCAACCGTCAGCTTGGATGGGGTTCGGACTGGTCGTGATGCGGTTCTTTTGTCTTTACCGTTGTTCCTTTTAGCGATTGGGTTCATTCATACCCCCTAGTTTATCTCGTTCCCCCATAAAATTGAAAACAGTTTCTGGACACCACCAAGACACATTGCCATGGACGAGGACCACCCCCTAATTCCCGAGACCGAGCACCGTATGAGGTGTGACACGTTCAACCAACATCTCTCTGCCGATATGACCGTCCCTTTCAAGACATTCGTAATTCCTCTTATCTGCTGCATCTTAGCGCGGCGAAAGCGCAGATGCGGAAAAGTTGACCGCATTGAGCAGCACATTTGGCTAGTCTGGTGGTTAGTCGGGGACCCACCCGTCCGCATCGGCCGCACCGCCCGCAAATGCCCCACCCGCTGCCGTCCGCATGGACCCACACCTCCGCAGCCTCCGGGGTGTATCCGCTCCGGCCGGACGACATTCCGCTGCATTGTGTCTGACGAACCTGTGAGATGGGGGTTGTACTCGGAGATACTGAGACATTCGTGAGCCCGAGAGTCCCCTGAGTATTGAGTGATTGTACGATGGAGCGTTCGTGTATAAAAATGCCGTTgtctccttcatctcatcttgtaaatcatcatcatcacgagTACAAGTTCCAATAACAACTACCACATAACCACTCCAACGCAACCCTACCGACACCAACACAAAATGTCCTCCCCCAAGACCTACCTCATAACCGGCACCACCTCCGGCATCGGCCTCGCCCTAgtccaacacctcctctcccaatctCAAAACGTCATCGCCACGGGGAGAAACATCGTCTCCCGTTTCCCCTCCGA comes from the Podospora pseudocomata strain CBS 415.72m chromosome 5, whole genome shotgun sequence genome and includes:
- the NMT1 gene encoding glycylpeptide N-tetradecanoyltransferase (COG:H; BUSCO:EOG09261SS1; EggNog:ENOG503NV5E; MEROPS:MER0210990); translated protein: MSTESKEVDPTKEQEKAAEALVNLSSAKGTTAESEGESGSEAEETQQAGANTEAPAKKKKKSKKKKAKQALAQALGGGPPKELTAADVEADPKKAIAGLSNDQIAEFLTLNPALRNELLGAQDAPGSSDNTAKAIEAFKKLKLQDIMTGLATSGKNRKDMASYKFWSTQPVPQFDEEPKLIEEGPVRVQKVEDIPTEPIELALPQFRWVTMDLTDERQLEEVEKLLYGHYVEDDEAMFRFKYSGSLLRWSLLSPGWRKEWHVGIRTGDTLCAFISAIPTQMRVRDKILQSSEVNFLCIHKKLRGKRLAPVLIKEITRRINLDGIWQAIYTGGIVLPRPVSTCRYYHRALNWMKLYEVGFSPCPTNSTPKLQDIRFRVPENTSTRGLREMEARDLNAVQVLVEAYLKRFDLTPVWSKEEVSHWLLHNKEAPGERVIWSYVVEGDDGKITDFFSFYCLESSVIRSKKHSAIRAAYLFYYASDVALKSPDDRPALKARLNALMADMLILAKKAKFDVFNALSLMDNSLFLEQQKFHPGDGQLHYYLFNYKANPVHGGVNKRNLLEENTTLDPQLGIPTVAETLAHPAFPTAIWNLEPDRKGLCPVAEGRGGPFGINWEVHGDGPIKLVFIMGLGGLLTGWQRQTYHFGHLNRERYSVLVFDNRGVGGSGKPLMRYSSREMARDVYDLVTSEEVGFLKTGEEKRCLHVVGISLGGMIAQEFACLYPGTISSLGLCCTATEIKNYELTWLENIKSRLGMLMPKSPDESVAGVARQIFAHGWLPLPDDAEVPVAGKDPKVLPPAGTDLKEYGRFESNAQRFVAQEMHKRMDKERFGLKGFLLQLIAAGWHYKSEKQLQEMADKVGRERILVMHGTEDGMISSPHGEVLMEWLKPGKGLVVEGMGHAPSMERTKWFNELIGEWCEMGERLDGRA
- a CDS encoding hypothetical protein (EggNog:ENOG503P1U1), whose amino-acid sequence is MGKPTPPAYTPGAGSSADADPDALSLHTPTGGVSDPAFPLDLDAPDLGTDDLPPLYSDIDNDAGSGAPLLPPGTQFGQSADLAPKQVDQNTGVEVFVTSVFEADPKLLEKQVNISAAKPPRPFVRIHGTHRQMVEENGKKTEKAVTDFEVSVELTPYLFSDVATQLSWRETRTVENNEKTCRGTVFRKRAPGYKQDIEIGTGPKPTLAEWCHRYCASHATVKCFVLRRRVVGFDEEKLRSQLDALVRSTNYRGSVCITFPVKDEYVFIYNDCWINRWRHTSWIRWIFYLTFLWIFSWPFLYFFTKTFEVVTADWDFSRPQENGRLAYVSMSEDHIYNTWARAISRAVLGKRQTCLDHNDLVASHTDGPDVVADVMDAVNAPSFVRRGVTAIAHVNRQLGWGSDWS